In the genome of Bradyrhizobium sp. CIAT3101, one region contains:
- a CDS encoding cytochrome c peroxidase yields MNSRTLWLLGAGLLALAGAVFAAGTQGLAEANQPGTNPNPVRLMRPPVAPLSAMALLGKEIFYDASLSSSGSLSCASCHSPDHAYGPPNDGPVMLGGANLSRQGARAVPSLTYLDRQPNFSIGPDKGDDDNIIPLAQMAALGQQAARTTKTAGGSGASANIVPQGGLFWDGRADTLQDQALFPLLDANEMDGGSAEIVADKLRRAPYANRFVELFGAGVLRNQRLLIAEAMFAVARYQVEEPSFHPYTSKYDYWLEGKASLSEGELRGLQLFNDPDKANCAGCHTSAPTRDGLPPMFTDHQYEALGAPRNAALAGNKDSDYFDLGVCGPHRTDIPEQTQYCGMFLTPTLRNTATRHAFFHNGVFSTLEQVMDFYNFRDTNPEKVFRRAADGTVQKYDDIPQKYHANVDVTDPPFDRHLGDKPAMTDQDMTDIIAFLKTLTDGYKAENQGVSGTARP; encoded by the coding sequence ATGAACAGCCGCACTTTGTGGCTCCTCGGCGCCGGCCTGCTCGCTCTGGCCGGCGCCGTCTTTGCGGCCGGGACGCAAGGACTTGCAGAGGCAAACCAGCCGGGGACGAATCCGAACCCGGTTCGCCTGATGCGTCCGCCCGTCGCCCCGTTGTCCGCGATGGCCCTGCTCGGCAAAGAGATCTTCTACGACGCCTCGCTGTCGTCATCCGGCTCGCTGTCCTGCGCATCCTGTCACAGTCCGGATCACGCCTACGGCCCGCCCAATGACGGCCCGGTGATGCTGGGCGGTGCCAATCTGTCGCGGCAAGGCGCACGCGCAGTGCCGTCGCTGACCTATCTCGATCGCCAGCCGAATTTCAGCATCGGCCCCGACAAGGGCGACGACGACAACATCATCCCCCTCGCGCAGATGGCCGCACTGGGCCAGCAGGCCGCGCGCACGACCAAGACTGCGGGTGGTTCCGGCGCATCGGCGAATATCGTGCCGCAGGGCGGCCTGTTCTGGGACGGCCGCGCCGACACGTTGCAGGACCAGGCGCTGTTTCCGCTGCTCGACGCCAACGAGATGGATGGCGGCAGCGCGGAGATCGTGGCCGACAAGCTGCGCCGTGCGCCCTATGCCAACCGCTTCGTCGAACTGTTCGGCGCCGGCGTGCTGAGAAACCAGCGGCTGCTGATTGCGGAGGCGATGTTCGCGGTTGCGCGCTACCAGGTCGAAGAGCCGAGCTTCCATCCCTACACCAGCAAGTACGACTACTGGCTCGAGGGCAAGGCGAGTTTGTCCGAGGGCGAATTGCGCGGCCTGCAATTGTTCAACGACCCCGACAAGGCGAACTGCGCCGGCTGCCATACCTCGGCGCCGACCCGCGATGGCTTGCCGCCGATGTTTACCGATCACCAATATGAGGCGCTCGGTGCGCCACGGAATGCCGCGCTCGCGGGCAACAAGGATTCCGACTATTTCGATCTCGGCGTCTGCGGTCCGCATCGGACCGACATTCCCGAGCAGACGCAGTATTGCGGCATGTTCCTGACGCCGACGCTGCGCAACACCGCGACGCGTCACGCCTTCTTCCACAACGGCGTCTTCTCCACCCTCGAGCAGGTGATGGATTTCTACAATTTCCGCGACACCAATCCGGAGAAAGTGTTTCGGCGCGCGGCCGACGGCACGGTGCAGAAATACGACGACATTCCGCAAAAATATCACGCCAATGTCGACGTGACGGATCCGCCTTTCGATCGTCACCTCGGCGACAAGCCGGCAATGACGGATCAGGACATGACCGACATCATTGCCTTCCTGAAGACGCTGACGGACGGCTACAAGGCGGAGAACCAGGGTGTGTCCGGCACAGCGCGCCCCTAG
- a CDS encoding multidrug efflux RND transporter permease subunit: MISKFFIERPVLSNVIALLMILIGGVALFNLAIAQYPDVVPPTVQVTTRYPGASAKTVIDTVALPIEQQVNGVEDMLYMQSYSGSDGTYTLTVTFKIGTDLNFAQVLVQNRVSSALSQLPSSVQNQGVTVQKKSTSILLFVTLTSPDSRFDSLYLSNYATINLRDELSRLPGVGNVTVFGAGQYSMRIWLDPNKLQARALVPQDVIQAIQQQSQQVSAGQVGAPPTPPGQAFQYTLNVNGRLDDTTQFENIIVKTGTSGDVTRVRDVGWVELGAQTYSQIFSLNKQPATGIGVFQSPGANALEVEQAVERKMTELAKRFPEGIKYDTPFDTTKFVNASVHEVYMTLIEAGLLVLVVILVFLQDWRAMLVPATTVPVTIIGAFAAMAALGFTINMSTLFAIVLAIGIVVDDAIVVVEGAAHNIEQGMNGHDAAIKAMDQLFAPIVGITLVLISVFLPASFLAGLTGRIYSQFALVIAATALLSAINAATLKPTQCALWLRPAVPPEQRNFFYRGFNAVYDRVERGYTRLIAFLVGHATASVAVALVLIGIGGYGLSRVPTGFLPIEDQGYLIAAVQLPDGASLERTQKVLDRAADIIKDTPGVAQVITIAGISALDSSASLANAGVAYIILKDWDARKGPGEDLRSLVYGLNDKVGTIMEARTLVLPPPPIQGIGNAAGFSMQVELRDGNSDFAKLQAITGAMVSNAQSQSALQRVSSSFRSAVPQFNVEIDRVKTQTLHVTTDAVFAALSTYLGSSYVNQFNKFGRVFQVYTQADPAFRVTERDIANMQVRNQNGDMIPIGTVATITPVTGPSLISLYNLYPSSTIVGLPAQGYSSGQSLKLMEEIGDKTLPPGTGFEWTAMSYQEKAVGNQIYWVFGLAMLLVYLVLAGQYESWYSPISVILAVPLSLIGPMLVLNGLNIDNNLYCQIGLILLIALSAKNAILIVEVGLELHGRDGKPVLESAIEAARARFRPILMTSFAFILGMVPLVIATGAGASARKSIGITAFSGMLASTCLAVLFVPTFFVVVQRFENWLGSRKAPKAQPAAKVKS; the protein is encoded by the coding sequence ATGATCTCAAAATTCTTCATCGAGCGGCCGGTCCTCTCGAACGTCATCGCGCTCCTGATGATCCTGATCGGCGGCGTCGCGCTGTTCAACCTCGCGATCGCGCAATATCCGGACGTGGTGCCGCCGACGGTGCAGGTCACCACGCGCTATCCCGGCGCCAGCGCCAAGACCGTGATCGACACGGTTGCCCTGCCGATCGAGCAGCAGGTCAACGGCGTCGAGGACATGCTCTACATGCAGTCCTACAGCGGCTCCGACGGCACCTATACGCTGACGGTGACCTTCAAGATCGGCACCGACCTCAACTTCGCGCAGGTGCTGGTGCAGAACCGCGTCTCCAGCGCGCTGTCGCAACTGCCGTCGTCCGTGCAGAACCAGGGCGTCACCGTCCAGAAGAAGTCGACCTCGATCCTGCTGTTCGTGACGCTGACCTCGCCGGACTCCCGGTTCGACAGCCTTTACCTGAGCAACTACGCCACCATCAATCTGCGCGACGAGCTGTCACGTTTGCCCGGCGTCGGCAACGTCACCGTGTTCGGCGCCGGCCAGTATTCGATGCGGATCTGGCTCGATCCGAACAAGTTGCAGGCGCGCGCATTGGTGCCGCAGGACGTGATCCAGGCGATCCAGCAGCAGAGCCAGCAGGTCTCGGCCGGCCAGGTCGGCGCACCGCCGACGCCGCCGGGACAGGCGTTCCAATACACGCTCAATGTCAACGGAAGGCTCGACGACACCACGCAGTTCGAGAACATCATCGTCAAGACCGGCACGAGCGGCGACGTCACGCGCGTGCGCGACGTCGGCTGGGTCGAACTGGGTGCGCAGACCTACAGCCAGATCTTCTCGCTCAACAAGCAGCCCGCCACCGGCATCGGCGTGTTCCAGTCGCCCGGCGCCAACGCGCTCGAGGTCGAGCAGGCCGTCGAGAGGAAGATGACGGAGCTCGCCAAGCGCTTCCCGGAAGGCATCAAATACGACACGCCGTTCGATACCACCAAGTTCGTCAACGCCTCGGTGCACGAGGTTTACATGACGCTGATCGAGGCCGGCCTGCTGGTGCTGGTCGTCATCCTCGTGTTCCTGCAGGACTGGCGCGCGATGCTGGTGCCGGCGACGACCGTGCCGGTGACCATCATCGGCGCCTTCGCGGCGATGGCGGCGCTCGGCTTCACCATCAACATGTCGACGCTGTTTGCGATCGTTCTCGCGATCGGCATCGTCGTCGACGACGCCATCGTCGTGGTGGAAGGTGCGGCCCACAATATCGAGCAGGGCATGAACGGCCACGACGCCGCGATCAAGGCGATGGACCAGCTGTTCGCGCCGATCGTCGGCATCACGCTGGTGCTGATCTCGGTGTTCCTGCCGGCCTCGTTCCTCGCCGGCCTCACGGGACGCATCTATTCGCAATTCGCGCTGGTGATCGCGGCGACCGCGCTTTTGTCTGCCATCAACGCGGCGACGCTGAAGCCGACGCAATGCGCGCTCTGGCTACGGCCGGCGGTGCCGCCGGAGCAGCGCAATTTCTTCTACCGCGGCTTCAACGCCGTCTACGACCGCGTCGAACGAGGCTACACCCGACTGATCGCCTTCCTGGTCGGACATGCCACGGCGTCGGTGGCGGTCGCATTGGTCCTGATCGGGATCGGCGGCTACGGCCTGTCGCGGGTGCCGACCGGCTTCCTTCCGATCGAGGACCAGGGCTATCTGATTGCCGCCGTGCAGCTGCCGGACGGCGCCTCGCTGGAGCGAACCCAGAAGGTGCTCGACCGGGCCGCCGATATCATCAAGGACACGCCGGGCGTCGCCCAGGTGATCACCATTGCCGGCATCTCCGCGCTCGACAGCAGCGCGAGCCTTGCCAATGCCGGCGTCGCCTACATCATCCTGAAGGACTGGGATGCACGCAAAGGCCCCGGTGAGGATTTGCGCTCGCTGGTCTACGGCCTGAACGACAAGGTTGGGACCATCATGGAGGCGCGTACGCTGGTGCTGCCGCCGCCGCCCATTCAAGGCATCGGCAACGCCGCCGGCTTCTCGATGCAGGTCGAGCTGCGCGACGGCAACAGCGATTTCGCCAAGCTGCAGGCCATCACCGGCGCGATGGTCAGTAACGCCCAGAGCCAGAGCGCGCTGCAGCGCGTCTCCTCCTCGTTCCGCTCGGCGGTGCCGCAATTCAACGTCGAGATCGATCGCGTCAAGACGCAGACCTTGCACGTAACCACGGACGCGGTGTTCGCGGCGCTGTCGACCTATCTGGGCTCGTCCTACGTCAACCAGTTCAACAAGTTCGGCCGCGTGTTCCAGGTCTACACGCAGGCCGATCCGGCGTTCCGCGTCACCGAGCGCGACATCGCCAACATGCAGGTGCGCAACCAGAACGGCGACATGATCCCGATCGGCACGGTCGCCACCATCACGCCGGTCACGGGACCGTCGCTGATCAGCCTCTACAATCTCTATCCGTCCTCGACCATCGTCGGCCTGCCGGCGCAGGGTTATTCATCCGGCCAGTCGCTGAAGCTGATGGAAGAGATCGGCGACAAGACGCTCCCGCCGGGCACCGGCTTTGAATGGACGGCGATGTCCTATCAGGAGAAGGCGGTCGGTAACCAAATCTACTGGGTGTTCGGGCTCGCCATGCTGCTGGTCTATCTCGTGCTCGCCGGCCAGTACGAGAGCTGGTACTCGCCGATCTCGGTGATCCTCGCGGTGCCGCTGTCGCTGATCGGGCCGATGCTGGTCCTCAACGGCCTGAACATCGACAACAACCTGTATTGCCAGATCGGCCTGATCCTCCTGATCGCGCTGTCGGCCAAGAACGCGATCCTGATCGTCGAGGTCGGGCTCGAACTGCACGGCCGCGACGGCAAGCCGGTACTGGAATCCGCGATCGAGGCGGCGCGCGCCCGCTTCCGCCCGATCCTGATGACGTCGTTTGCCTTCATCCTCGGCATGGTACCGCTGGTGATCGCGACCGGCGCCGGCGCCAGCGCTCGCAAATCGATCGGCATCACGGCGTTCTCGGGCATGCTGGCCTCGACCTGCCTCGCGGTGCTGTTCGTGCCGACCTTCTTCGTGGTGGTGCAGCGCTTCGAGAACTGGCTCGGGTCGCGGAAAGCGCCGAAGGCGCAGCCGGCGGCGAAGGTGAAGTCCTAG
- a CDS encoding alpha/beta hydrolase produces the protein MLGRWIAAAMVSLVLMMQSAQAQPLTVDPETVVPLPPRFDMEPPASDVPPEIARFQGAWIGTWQDDRHILVVERVRADGHTDLVFARSDSAFNGMNREWWRDQATVVDGVLTMTGFRIFRYAFDGPDRLYMTATLKNGVVTSGALVRTDPARLAAGDRPNDWPWPGERVRIPHLTVRTPDGTRPITLEGTFYPPTGPGPAPLAIFTHGSDVGRNQLRSWSFSTEAHWLRDNGFAVLALMRRGRGSSEGINGEETFGRDHDGSLIDVSAGVAEAVEDLASAIAYGRALPGVKPGKVLLAGQSRGGFLAMHYAGLKPGEVMGVVNFCGGWYPYGPVTTPYYANAGRGAGANVKQLWLYADNDRLYKEDLIREYQQAFAAAGGNARFELLHGIPGDGHLLRLYPERWRAVADQYLTSLDR, from the coding sequence ATGCTTGGACGTTGGATTGCAGCCGCGATGGTGTCGCTGGTCTTGATGATGCAGAGTGCCCAGGCCCAACCTCTGACGGTCGATCCCGAGACCGTCGTCCCGTTGCCGCCGCGGTTCGACATGGAGCCGCCGGCATCCGACGTACCGCCCGAGATCGCCCGATTCCAGGGCGCATGGATCGGGACCTGGCAAGACGACCGGCACATCCTCGTGGTCGAGCGCGTCCGGGCTGACGGACATACAGACCTCGTCTTTGCCCGGTCGGACTCGGCCTTCAACGGCATGAATCGCGAATGGTGGCGCGACCAGGCGACGGTCGTGGACGGCGTGCTGACGATGACGGGGTTCCGCATCTTCCGTTATGCCTTCGATGGCCCCGATCGATTGTACATGACGGCCACGCTCAAGAATGGCGTCGTCACCTCCGGCGCGCTGGTCCGCACCGATCCGGCGCGTCTTGCTGCAGGCGATCGACCGAACGACTGGCCGTGGCCCGGCGAGCGTGTCCGGATTCCGCACCTCACGGTCCGCACGCCTGATGGCACACGGCCGATCACGCTCGAGGGCACGTTCTATCCGCCGACGGGGCCGGGGCCCGCACCGCTCGCGATCTTCACCCACGGATCCGACGTCGGTCGCAATCAGCTGAGATCCTGGTCTTTCTCGACCGAAGCGCATTGGCTGCGTGACAACGGATTCGCTGTGCTGGCGCTGATGCGCCGCGGACGCGGCAGCTCCGAGGGTATCAACGGCGAGGAAACGTTCGGACGCGATCACGACGGCAGCCTGATCGATGTTTCGGCCGGCGTCGCTGAGGCGGTCGAGGATCTCGCATCCGCGATCGCCTATGGCCGCGCGCTTCCTGGCGTCAAGCCGGGCAAGGTGCTGCTCGCCGGCCAGTCGCGCGGCGGCTTCCTCGCCATGCACTATGCGGGCCTCAAGCCGGGCGAGGTGATGGGCGTGGTGAACTTCTGCGGCGGCTGGTACCCGTACGGACCGGTGACCACGCCATATTACGCGAACGCCGGCCGCGGCGCGGGCGCCAACGTCAAGCAGCTCTGGCTCTATGCCGACAACGATCGCCTCTACAAGGAAGATCTGATCCGCGAGTATCAGCAGGCATTCGCCGCCGCCGGCGGCAATGCGCGCTTCGAGCTACTGCACGGCATCCCCGGCGACGGCCATTTGCTGCGGCTTTATCCCGAGCGCTGGCGTGCGGTCGCCGATCAATATCTCACCTCGCTCGATCGATGA
- a CDS encoding efflux RND transporter periplasmic adaptor subunit — protein sequence MTSAYPAHSAPSHAAWRHIGRALAATAAVIALAGCEDKNTFVAPPPPKVDVATPIQRAVTRYVEATGNTAPIKSVDLVARVQGFLQTIDYTDGTFVKQGTQLFTIEPETYKLKLDQAQAAEAGAQASLKQAEADFKRQVDLVQRQAVSQATLDTSTSTRDNAQASLQQAQANTRIAELNYSYTKVSAPFDGIVSAHLVSIGELVGASSPTQLATIVAMDPIWVNFTVNEQDVLRIRAEAQRRGLTVADLKQLPVLVGLQTETGYPHEGHLDYVSPTLNTSTGTLAVRGVVPNDKRVLLPGYFVRVRVPFDQDKNALLVPDTSLGSDQSGRYLLVVNKDNVVEQRKVQIGAADNGLRVIESGLKPDDRVVISGLLRVIPGQKIDPQQTKIEQPQASNQ from the coding sequence ATGACCTCAGCGTATCCCGCCCATTCCGCACCATCTCATGCTGCGTGGAGGCATATCGGGCGGGCCCTAGCCGCCACGGCGGCCGTGATTGCGCTGGCCGGCTGCGAGGACAAGAACACTTTCGTGGCGCCGCCGCCGCCGAAGGTGGACGTCGCGACGCCGATCCAACGTGCGGTCACACGCTATGTCGAGGCCACCGGCAACACCGCGCCGATCAAGAGCGTCGATCTCGTCGCCCGCGTGCAAGGATTCCTGCAAACGATCGACTACACCGACGGCACCTTCGTCAAGCAGGGCACCCAGCTGTTCACGATCGAGCCGGAGACCTACAAGCTGAAGCTCGACCAGGCGCAGGCGGCCGAAGCCGGTGCGCAGGCCTCGCTCAAGCAGGCTGAAGCCGATTTCAAGCGGCAGGTCGATCTCGTTCAGCGCCAGGCGGTCTCGCAGGCCACCCTCGACACGTCGACGTCGACCCGAGACAACGCCCAGGCCAGCCTCCAGCAGGCCCAGGCCAACACCAGGATCGCCGAGCTCAACTACAGTTACACCAAGGTGAGCGCGCCGTTCGACGGCATCGTCAGCGCACATCTGGTCTCGATCGGCGAGCTTGTCGGCGCCTCCTCGCCAACCCAGCTCGCCACCATCGTCGCGATGGACCCGATCTGGGTGAACTTCACGGTCAACGAGCAGGACGTCCTGCGGATCCGCGCCGAAGCGCAGCGACGGGGGCTGACGGTCGCCGACCTCAAGCAATTGCCGGTCCTGGTGGGCCTCCAGACCGAGACCGGCTATCCGCATGAAGGCCACCTCGACTACGTCTCGCCGACCCTCAATACGTCGACGGGCACGCTCGCGGTGCGCGGCGTCGTGCCTAACGACAAGCGGGTGCTGCTGCCCGGCTATTTCGTCCGCGTCCGCGTGCCCTTCGACCAGGACAAGAACGCCCTCCTCGTCCCCGACACCTCGCTCGGCAGCGACCAGAGCGGGCGCTATCTGCTGGTGGTCAACAAGGACAATGTGGTCGAGCAGCGCAAGGTGCAGATCGGCGCCGCCGACAACGGCCTGCGCGTGATCGAGAGCGGCCTGAAGCCGGACGACCGCGTGGTCATTTCCGGACTTCTGCGCGTGATCCCGGGCCAGAAGATCGACCCGCAGCAGACCAAGATCGAGCAGCCGCAGGCCTCGAACCAGTGA
- a CDS encoding beta-propeller fold lactonase family protein: MRAARRTRLGRVASTIAASAVTGLASFPVHAEILVTANDGKMVLENGNAVVRKQPLPDTVSIIDFTDGMLKLLAEVPAPASVVGPPPSVAVAPDGSFALVTGAMKVDPADATKTVPNDKLSVIDLKSPQPKVLATLQAGAGAAGVSINRTTTLALVANRSEGTVSVFTISGSTLTPAGKIQLGDAKSGPSHAVFSHDGTTALVTRDGDSRTSLLTVDGNKVEYAKRDLYSGVRPYDIDLTGSATAIIGNVGASGGDADTISVIDMNAKPIRVVTTVSVGQTPEGVKMSPDGSYVAVTVMNGSNKPSASPFFNDFGLLKVYKITGTELAPVAEAKIGHWCQGMVWSKDSKFVVTQCMVESELIAFSFDGKALTKTSTLKMQVSPAGIRTAEP; the protein is encoded by the coding sequence ATGAGAGCCGCTCGTCGCACGCGCCTGGGCCGTGTTGCATCTACCATCGCCGCAAGCGCTGTCACTGGCCTGGCGAGTTTCCCCGTCCATGCCGAAATCCTCGTCACGGCCAATGACGGCAAGATGGTGCTGGAGAACGGCAACGCCGTGGTGCGCAAGCAGCCTCTGCCCGACACGGTCAGCATCATCGATTTCACAGATGGGATGCTCAAACTTCTGGCTGAAGTGCCGGCTCCCGCAAGCGTCGTCGGCCCGCCGCCGAGCGTCGCGGTCGCGCCCGATGGTTCCTTTGCGCTGGTCACGGGCGCGATGAAGGTCGACCCGGCGGATGCGACCAAGACGGTGCCGAACGACAAGCTCAGCGTGATCGACCTGAAATCCCCACAGCCAAAAGTGCTGGCGACACTGCAGGCCGGCGCCGGTGCGGCCGGCGTGTCGATCAACCGTACAACGACCCTGGCGCTGGTCGCGAACCGGAGCGAAGGCACTGTCTCGGTCTTCACCATCAGCGGCAGCACGCTGACGCCGGCAGGCAAAATCCAGCTCGGGGATGCAAAATCAGGTCCGAGCCACGCCGTCTTCTCCCATGACGGCACGACCGCGCTGGTCACCCGCGACGGCGACAGCCGGACCTCGCTGCTGACGGTGGACGGCAACAAGGTCGAGTACGCCAAGCGCGACCTCTATTCCGGCGTACGCCCCTACGACATCGATCTCACCGGGAGCGCCACCGCCATCATCGGCAATGTCGGAGCCAGCGGCGGCGACGCCGATACGATCAGTGTGATCGACATGAATGCGAAGCCGATCCGCGTCGTCACCACGGTCAGCGTGGGGCAGACCCCCGAGGGCGTGAAGATGTCGCCGGACGGCAGTTACGTCGCCGTCACCGTCATGAACGGCTCGAACAAGCCTTCCGCCTCGCCCTTCTTCAACGATTTCGGCCTGCTGAAGGTCTACAAGATTACCGGCACCGAGCTTGCGCCAGTGGCGGAAGCGAAGATCGGCCATTGGTGCCAGGGCATGGTGTGGTCGAAGGACTCCAAGTTTGTCGTGACCCAGTGCATGGTCGAGAGCGAGCTGATCGCGTTCTCGTTCGATGGCAAGGCGCTGACCAAGACATCGACACTCAAGATGCAGGTGAGTCCTGCCGGCATCCGCACAGCCGAGCCGTAA
- a CDS encoding alkaline phosphatase family protein has translation MKSKFLTTAAMFAAATTLACSVPVLAEDFGRDHDRDHRHPHEIHTETPIKHLVIIFNENRSFDHYFATYPNAANPSGSIPFVPKPHTPRVNNLANANLLVNNPNNNPANGTGATDPFRLDRTQANTRSQNHSYTPEQQAVDNGKEDLFPKFTGRGTAGGAGAFGTNGQVMGYFDGNTVTGFWNYAQHFAMSDNNWTDTFGPSTPGMLEVVGGQTNGVQPVIGTSSSIADGQGGLTLTGDTDPGNDACSSTTSTMLMGGKNIGNLLTDARISWGSFMGGFDLTLKNANGTTGCGRSTFSTNVNGTIVDYSPHHAFFQYHASTANPTHARPSSVHAIGHTHDFNGKVDPANHNYDLEDLYAAIKAGNFPAVSYVKMPAFQDGHAGNSDPLDEQAGNVELINFLQKQPEWRETAVIITYDDSDGWYDHQYMPPKTASYDSTADQVNGPGLCGLGANKQPAPNGLSGKPVNGRCGPGTRVPLIVVSPYAKTNYVSHTYTTQASVVRFIEDNWLRGERLGGGSFDATSGSLMDLFDFDQDHSHDFRTDALFLDPTTGTVMVSPPDEHHHHH, from the coding sequence ATGAAATCCAAATTTTTGACGACGGCTGCGATGTTCGCGGCCGCGACGACTCTTGCGTGCAGCGTTCCGGTGCTCGCAGAAGATTTTGGTCGCGATCACGACCGCGATCATCGCCATCCGCATGAGATTCATACGGAAACCCCGATCAAGCATCTCGTGATCATCTTCAACGAGAACCGCTCGTTCGACCATTATTTCGCGACCTATCCGAACGCGGCCAATCCCTCGGGCTCGATCCCGTTCGTGCCGAAGCCGCATACGCCCCGGGTCAACAACCTCGCCAACGCCAATCTGCTGGTGAACAACCCGAACAACAATCCGGCCAACGGCACCGGCGCGACGGACCCGTTCCGCCTCGACCGCACCCAGGCCAACACGCGCTCGCAGAACCACTCCTATACGCCCGAGCAGCAGGCTGTCGACAACGGCAAGGAAGACCTGTTCCCGAAATTCACCGGCCGCGGCACCGCCGGCGGCGCCGGCGCGTTCGGCACCAACGGCCAGGTCATGGGCTATTTCGACGGCAACACCGTCACCGGCTTCTGGAACTACGCCCAGCACTTCGCCATGAGCGACAACAACTGGACCGACACTTTCGGTCCGTCGACGCCGGGTATGCTGGAAGTGGTCGGCGGCCAGACCAACGGCGTGCAGCCTGTCATCGGCACCTCGTCCTCGATCGCGGATGGCCAGGGCGGCCTGACGCTGACCGGCGACACCGATCCCGGCAACGATGCCTGCTCGAGCACGACCAGCACCATGCTGATGGGCGGCAAGAACATCGGCAACCTGCTCACTGATGCGCGCATCAGCTGGGGCAGCTTCATGGGCGGCTTTGACCTGACCCTCAAGAACGCCAACGGCACCACCGGTTGCGGCCGCAGCACGTTCTCGACCAACGTCAACGGCACGATCGTCGACTACAGCCCGCACCACGCCTTCTTCCAGTATCATGCGTCGACGGCCAACCCGACCCATGCGCGGCCGAGCTCGGTCCATGCGATCGGCCATACCCACGACTTCAACGGCAAGGTCGATCCGGCCAACCACAACTACGACCTCGAAGACCTCTATGCCGCGATCAAGGCCGGCAATTTCCCGGCCGTCTCCTACGTCAAGATGCCTGCCTTCCAGGACGGTCACGCCGGCAACTCCGACCCGCTTGACGAGCAGGCCGGCAATGTCGAGCTGATCAACTTCCTGCAGAAGCAGCCGGAATGGCGCGAGACCGCTGTCATCATCACCTATGACGACTCGGACGGCTGGTATGACCATCAGTACATGCCGCCGAAGACCGCCTCTTATGACTCGACCGCCGACCAGGTGAACGGTCCGGGCCTGTGCGGCCTCGGCGCCAACAAGCAGCCGGCGCCGAACGGTCTCAGCGGCAAGCCGGTCAACGGTCGCTGTGGCCCGGGCACCCGCGTGCCCCTGATCGTGGTCTCGCCCTACGCCAAGACCAACTATGTCAGCCACACCTACACGACCCAGGCTTCGGTGGTTCGCTTCATCGAGGACAATTGGCTGCGCGGTGAGCGTCTCGGGGGCGGCTCGTTCGATGCGACCAGCGGATCGCTGATGGACCTGTTCGACTTCGACCAGGATCACAGCCATGATTTCCGCACCGATGCGCTGTTCCTCGATCCGACCACGGGTACGGTGATGGTCAGCCCGCCCGACGAGCACCACCACCACCACTAG
- a CDS encoding ABC transporter substrate-binding protein gives MPTPFRSAWAGLALAAVLAMPALADGLKDEIAPTGKLRVAIAISPAGGAFWSTKTEAGYAGVPVDLGKDMAAQIGIPVEYVVYQNSGQITDAAGKGSWDVTWLPKDPERETRMMFGPIYEVADATYIVKAGSSVTNFATLDQPGIKVAAVNATTTMRGAIAHLKNAKVTGYQTYDEIFGLLKSGEVDAFALSRDQLNKMAQKLPGTRVLDETFKKTVTAVAVPLGHSQALAFVTKFMTEAVTNGTLRKAYDDNGLKDSPIRTE, from the coding sequence ATGCCAACGCCATTCCGGTCGGCCTGGGCCGGCCTCGCTCTTGCCGCCGTGCTCGCCATGCCCGCGCTAGCCGACGGCCTGAAAGACGAGATCGCGCCGACCGGCAAGCTGCGGGTCGCGATCGCGATCAGCCCGGCGGGTGGCGCGTTCTGGTCGACCAAGACTGAAGCCGGCTATGCGGGCGTACCCGTCGATCTCGGCAAGGACATGGCGGCGCAAATCGGCATCCCCGTCGAATATGTCGTGTACCAGAATTCCGGGCAGATCACCGACGCGGCCGGCAAGGGCAGCTGGGACGTCACCTGGTTGCCGAAAGATCCCGAACGCGAGACCAGGATGATGTTCGGCCCGATCTACGAAGTCGCCGACGCCACCTATATCGTCAAGGCCGGTTCGAGCGTCACCAATTTCGCCACGCTCGACCAGCCCGGCATCAAGGTCGCGGCCGTCAACGCCACCACCACGATGCGCGGCGCCATTGCGCATCTGAAGAACGCGAAGGTTACGGGTTATCAGACCTATGACGAAATCTTTGGCCTGCTGAAATCCGGCGAGGTCGATGCCTTCGCGCTCTCGCGCGATCAACTCAACAAGATGGCGCAGAAGCTTCCGGGGACCAGGGTGCTGGACGAAACGTTCAAGAAGACGGTGACGGCCGTTGCGGTCCCGCTCGGCCATAGTCAGGCCTTGGCGTTCGTCACCAAGTTCATGACCGAGGCCGTGACGAACGGCACCTTGCGCAAGGCCTATGATGATAACGGCCTGAAGGACTCGCCGATCCGCACCGAATAG